A single region of the Gadus morhua chromosome 5, gadMor3.0, whole genome shotgun sequence genome encodes:
- the LOC115543740 gene encoding mitochondrial amidoxime-reducing component 1 isoform X2: MGFEKLSIAAIAQNKKLYLVVGGAGAAVVCLSLAWRSLRSREKVRVGVVSQLLVHPLKSGKGISVAFAECHHIGLKHGELMDRHWLVVKEDGHMVAGKQQPRQVLVALTSDGGRLCLNGPGMEELQMPLQQPHNPIMDCRVFGTDIQGRDCGDEAACWITRFLGGEIGYRLVHFEPHMEPRRSADQEKLFSQDEKVAYPNVGPVMLLSEASVGDLNGKLQKDVTVERFRPNIVVSDCNAFEEDSWTELLIGDVRLHRVMACGRCSFITVDPETGIISRKEPLVTLKG, translated from the exons ATGGGCTTCGAAAAGCTTTCGATTGCCGCAATAGCGCAGAATAAAAAGCTGTATCTTGTGGTCGGAGGAGCGGGTGCTGCGGTGGTCTGCTTGAGTCTGGCGTGGAGAAGTTTAAGGAGTAGAGAAAAGGTCAGAGTTGGAGTTGTATCGCAACTTTTAGTTCACCCTCTGAAGTCCGGGAAAGGCATCTCAGTGGCTTTTGCAGAATGCCACCACATCGGATTAAAACATGGAGAACTTATGGATCG GCACTGGCTGGTGGTCAAGGAGGACGGTCACATGGTGGCAGGGAAGCAGCAGCCGCGGCAGGTGCTGGTGGCCCTGACCAGCGACGGCGGGAGGCTATGTCTGAATGGTCCTGGCATGGAAGAGCTTCAGATGCCCCTTCAGCAGCCCCACAACCCCATCATGGACTGCAG ggtgttCGGTACAGACATCCAGGGGAGGGACTGTGGCGACGAGGCAGCTTGCTGGATCACCCGCTTTCTGGGGGGGGAGATAGGCTACCGTCTGGTGCACTTTGAGCCCCACATGGAGCCCCGCAGGTCTGCCGACCAGGAGAAGCTGTTCTCCCAGGACGAG AAGGTGGCATATCCTAATGTTGGGCCTGTGATGCTGCTGTCAGAGGCGTCAGTTGGAGACCTCAACGGCAAGCTGCAGAAGGATGTTACAGTGGAGAGATTCCGTCCTAACATCGTCGTCAGTGACTGCAATGCCTTTGAGGAG GATTCTTGGACGGAGCTGCTGATTGGCGATGTCAGACTCCATCGTGTAATGGCATGTGGAAG GTGCAGTTTCATCACCGTTGACCCAGAAACTGGTATTATAAGCAGGAAAGAGCCCCTGGTCACACTAAAGGGGTAA
- the LOC115543740 gene encoding mitochondrial amidoxime-reducing component 1 isoform X1 gives MGFEKLSIAAIAQNKKLYLVVGGAGAAVVCLSLAWRSLRSREKVRVGVVSQLLVHPLKSGKGISVAFAECHHIGLKHGELMDRHWLVVKEDGHMVAGKQQPRQVLVALTSDGGRLCLNGPGMEELQMPLQQPHNPIMDCRVFGTDIQGRDCGDEAACWITRFLGGEIGYRLVHFEPHMEPRRSADQEKLFSQDEKVAYPNVGPVMLLSEASVGDLNGKLQKDVTVERFRPNIVVSDCNAFEEDSWTELLIGDVRLHRVMACGRCSFITVDPETGIISRKEPLVTLKGYRQCQPSEAEIYKKSPLFGQFFTVKKTGIIQVGDVVYRIGR, from the exons ATGGGCTTCGAAAAGCTTTCGATTGCCGCAATAGCGCAGAATAAAAAGCTGTATCTTGTGGTCGGAGGAGCGGGTGCTGCGGTGGTCTGCTTGAGTCTGGCGTGGAGAAGTTTAAGGAGTAGAGAAAAGGTCAGAGTTGGAGTTGTATCGCAACTTTTAGTTCACCCTCTGAAGTCCGGGAAAGGCATCTCAGTGGCTTTTGCAGAATGCCACCACATCGGATTAAAACATGGAGAACTTATGGATCG GCACTGGCTGGTGGTCAAGGAGGACGGTCACATGGTGGCAGGGAAGCAGCAGCCGCGGCAGGTGCTGGTGGCCCTGACCAGCGACGGCGGGAGGCTATGTCTGAATGGTCCTGGCATGGAAGAGCTTCAGATGCCCCTTCAGCAGCCCCACAACCCCATCATGGACTGCAG ggtgttCGGTACAGACATCCAGGGGAGGGACTGTGGCGACGAGGCAGCTTGCTGGATCACCCGCTTTCTGGGGGGGGAGATAGGCTACCGTCTGGTGCACTTTGAGCCCCACATGGAGCCCCGCAGGTCTGCCGACCAGGAGAAGCTGTTCTCCCAGGACGAG AAGGTGGCATATCCTAATGTTGGGCCTGTGATGCTGCTGTCAGAGGCGTCAGTTGGAGACCTCAACGGCAAGCTGCAGAAGGATGTTACAGTGGAGAGATTCCGTCCTAACATCGTCGTCAGTGACTGCAATGCCTTTGAGGAG GATTCTTGGACGGAGCTGCTGATTGGCGATGTCAGACTCCATCGTGTAATGGCATGTGGAAG GTGCAGTTTCATCACCGTTGACCCAGAAACTGGTATTATAAGCAGGAAAGAGCCCCTGGTCACACTAAAGGG ataTCGACAGTGCCAACCGTCTGAGGCAGAAATCTACAAGAAATCACCATTGTTTGGACAATTTTTCACCGTCAAAAAGACGGGAATCATACAGGTTGGGGATGTAGTATATCGGATTGGTCGCTAG